From Oscillatoria sp. FACHB-1406, a single genomic window includes:
- the psbV gene encoding photosystem II cytochrome c-550, with protein MLKRLFLGLVATLIFTLQLPIDRAFAVDIKQELRTVKQDATENVVVSNKEFEHGKRLFTNACSKCHMAGRTKTNPNVTLGSTSLKGAEPPRDNVDEIVSYLNNPKTYDGEQDISELHPNTTRTDLYPEMRNLTQQDLQDLAGYILTEAQIRGFRWGAGKVYD; from the coding sequence ATGCTAAAACGCCTTTTTTTGGGATTAGTCGCGACTTTAATTTTTACGCTGCAACTGCCGATCGATCGCGCTTTTGCAGTTGATATCAAGCAAGAATTACGCACGGTCAAGCAAGATGCGACCGAGAATGTCGTAGTTTCTAACAAGGAATTCGAGCATGGCAAACGCTTGTTTACCAATGCTTGTTCTAAGTGCCACATGGCCGGCAGAACCAAAACCAACCCGAACGTCACTTTAGGAAGTACCTCTCTTAAAGGGGCTGAACCCCCTCGCGACAATGTTGACGAAATTGTCAGCTACCTCAATAATCCCAAAACTTATGATGGGGAGCAAGATATTAGCGAACTGCACCCGAATACCACTCGGACCGATCTGTATCCGGAAATGAGAAATTTAACTCAACAGGATTTACAAGATTTGGCAGGCTACATCTTAACGGAAGCGCAGATTCGCGGTTTCCGTTGGGGCGCTGGTAAAGTCTACGACTAA
- the psbV2 gene encoding photosystem II cytochrome PsbV2 — protein MNQPITFKIFATGWLRASLAILSACLVLLAGTRPALAVDKYITRYIAKEPVAVPYDAQGNTQTYTPDDFYQGKELFKEHCIYCHVGGTTVQDPTVSLSLEDLGGATPPRNNVTAIADFMRDPLSYDGSEPSLACRKVTEAWMSKTELEKLAAFVLRAAEKSPGWGNSEIEVR, from the coding sequence ATGAATCAACCCATAACGTTTAAGATTTTTGCAACCGGTTGGTTGCGCGCTAGTCTAGCTATCTTGAGTGCGTGTTTGGTTCTTTTAGCGGGGACTCGTCCTGCCCTAGCTGTCGATAAATATATTACTCGCTATATCGCTAAAGAACCTGTTGCGGTTCCTTACGACGCACAAGGGAATACGCAAACCTATACGCCCGATGATTTTTATCAAGGGAAAGAACTGTTTAAAGAACATTGTATTTATTGTCATGTTGGCGGCACGACCGTTCAAGATCCGACCGTTTCTTTATCGCTAGAAGACCTCGGCGGCGCAACACCTCCTCGCAATAACGTCACTGCGATAGCAGACTTTATGCGCGATCCCCTCAGCTACGATGGCAGCGAACCCAGTCTTGCCTGCCGTAAAGTAACCGAGGCTTGGATGTCAAAAACAGAACTCGAAAAGTTAGCGGCTTTTGTATTGCGCGCGGCAGAAAAATCGCCGGGATGGGGAAACTCAGAGATTGAAGTTAGATAA
- the petE gene encoding plastocyanin, producing MKLVVLPKRLGLLLSAILLVLASLCLGANSAAAETYTVKMGSDSGRLQFQPSTLKIKPGDTVKFVINKLAPHNAVFDKGPVGVDLEKLSREKLLFSPGQFYSTTFPADAAFGEYSYYCRPHRGAGMVGKIIVE from the coding sequence ATGAAGCTAGTCGTACTGCCAAAACGTCTTGGCTTACTTCTATCGGCAATATTGCTAGTTTTAGCAAGCCTTTGTTTGGGTGCGAACTCTGCTGCTGCCGAAACCTATACGGTCAAAATGGGGTCGGATAGCGGAAGGCTTCAGTTCCAACCCAGTACCCTCAAAATTAAGCCGGGAGATACGGTGAAATTTGTCATCAATAAGCTAGCCCCTCACAATGCTGTTTTTGACAAAGGTCCGGTGGGTGTCGATTTAGAAAAGCTTTCTCGCGAAAAATTATTATTTTCGCCCGGTCAGTTTTATTCGACAACGTTTCCGGCAGATGCAGCATTCGGGGAATATTCCTATTACTGTCGGCCCCATCGCGGTGCGGGCATGGTTGGAAAGATAATCGTGGAATAA
- a CDS encoding recombinase family protein produces MVSVWIVGTSRSGKTDRLIAAFRRWVSDKIPSPQSGTALSPAALALAANDDNRRAIADRLSQTIEGSYPAIAKTPLGFISDEVMLFWPLLFERLAVKAQFPLRLRPETEQELATQLWRATLQGENALPPGINEYRFVRQTLDLLQLAGAAGIPAEEIPEILEAGLMAAEWDASLTANPTAVGGEAIAGKLRGQLLLEWRQWCLERGLLSYGIIYELYWRYLLPDSTYQYHLRRRYQAVFADNVDDYPAIARDLIEVLLDGGATGIFTFNPDGKIRLGLNADPDYMAELAQRCQVQWMEDGEMGRGGDGERGRGGDGETGRWGDGETGRWGDGERGRGGDGENGGESPRLLRETVVAMLEEPAELEGLPETIRSIQTTSRAALLRQTADLIIQAIARGEVQPQDIAIIAPGLDAIARYTLIEIFSARDIAVEPLNEQRPLIASPAVRALLTLLALLYPGLGRLIDRDAVAEMLVVTSGSLLAPAEGETVSENAIDPARAGLIADFCYEFHLERPRLLPIETFPRWDRLGHRATLAYQKLCAWIEETHTLLEQTPNASVIAILDRAIKHFFANNQRLSFQRLSALRELMETAQHFWEVERRLRQNEPSARSRTEEIAQFIQLLDRGTISANARPGRPLGLTPPNAITLATIFQYRSSRLSHRWHFWLDASSHLWESGGAATLFAAPLFLRAGLVPWTPEAQIKADGERLERILRDLLARAEERVYLCHSDLAANGTEQTGLLLPLVYAAQTTAAIAIAQQS; encoded by the coding sequence TTGGTTTCAGTTTGGATTGTCGGAACCTCTCGCAGCGGTAAGACCGACCGTTTAATCGCCGCCTTTCGCAGGTGGGTATCCGATAAAATTCCCTCACCTCAATCGGGTACGGCTTTATCCCCAGCCGCCCTCGCCCTAGCCGCGAACGATGACAACCGCCGAGCGATCGCGGATCGCCTTTCCCAGACCATTGAAGGGAGTTATCCGGCGATCGCAAAAACGCCTTTAGGATTTATTTCCGACGAGGTGATGCTGTTTTGGCCGCTATTGTTCGAGCGACTGGCGGTGAAAGCTCAATTTCCGCTACGTTTGCGCCCGGAAACCGAACAAGAGTTAGCCACGCAACTCTGGCGGGCGACGCTACAAGGTGAAAACGCCCTTCCTCCCGGAATTAATGAATATCGTTTCGTGCGTCAAACCTTAGATTTACTGCAATTGGCGGGGGCGGCGGGCATTCCAGCCGAAGAAATCCCGGAAATCCTGGAAGCTGGGCTAATGGCAGCAGAATGGGATGCGAGCTTGACGGCGAATCCAACGGCGGTTGGCGGGGAAGCGATCGCGGGTAAACTACGAGGACAACTTCTCCTTGAATGGCGGCAGTGGTGTCTGGAACGCGGTTTGCTCAGCTACGGCATCATTTACGAACTGTACTGGCGTTACTTGCTCCCGGATTCGACCTATCAATATCATTTGCGACGGCGCTATCAAGCCGTATTTGCCGATAATGTCGATGATTATCCCGCGATCGCGCGCGACCTCATCGAAGTTTTGCTCGATGGCGGCGCAACCGGCATCTTTACCTTCAACCCCGACGGAAAAATTCGCTTGGGATTAAATGCCGATCCCGACTATATGGCAGAATTGGCGCAACGCTGTCAAGTACAGTGGATGGAAGATGGGGAGATGGGGAGAGGGGGAGATGGGGAGAGGGGGAGAGGGGGAGACGGGGAGACGGGGAGATGGGGAGACGGGGAGACGGGGAGATGGGGAGACGGGGAGAGGGGGAGAGGGGGAGACGGAGAGAATGGGGGAGAGAGTCCGAGATTGCTGCGGGAAACCGTGGTAGCAATGCTAGAGGAACCGGCAGAGTTGGAGGGTTTGCCAGAAACCATCCGTTCGATTCAAACAACCTCGAGAGCGGCGCTGCTGCGACAAACCGCCGATTTAATTATTCAAGCGATCGCTCGCGGCGAAGTCCAGCCCCAAGATATCGCTATTATCGCCCCCGGGTTGGACGCGATCGCGCGTTACACCCTCATTGAAATTTTTTCCGCACGAGACATTGCTGTCGAACCCCTCAACGAACAGCGCCCCTTAATCGCCTCTCCCGCCGTGCGCGCCCTTCTCACCCTCCTCGCCCTCCTCTACCCCGGATTAGGACGATTAATCGATCGCGATGCAGTCGCCGAAATGCTCGTCGTGACCAGCGGTTCCCTACTCGCACCCGCCGAAGGAGAAACAGTCAGCGAAAACGCGATCGACCCAGCCCGCGCCGGACTCATCGCCGACTTCTGCTATGAATTCCATCTCGAACGCCCGCGCTTACTCCCCATCGAAACCTTCCCCCGCTGGGATCGCCTCGGACATCGCGCCACCCTCGCCTACCAAAAGCTCTGCGCTTGGATTGAAGAAACCCATACCCTGCTCGAACAAACTCCTAACGCCAGCGTTATCGCCATCCTCGACCGCGCCATCAAGCATTTCTTCGCCAACAACCAACGCCTTTCCTTCCAGCGCCTCTCTGCCCTGCGCGAACTGATGGAAACCGCACAACACTTCTGGGAAGTGGAGCGCCGACTGCGGCAAAACGAACCTAGCGCCCGCTCTCGCACCGAAGAAATCGCACAATTCATCCAACTGCTCGATCGCGGTACGATTTCTGCCAACGCGCGTCCCGGACGACCACTCGGACTGACTCCGCCCAACGCCATTACCCTCGCGACTATCTTCCAATACCGTTCCAGCCGCCTTTCCCATCGCTGGCACTTTTGGCTCGATGCTTCCTCCCATTTGTGGGAATCCGGCGGTGCGGCCACCTTATTTGCCGCTCCCCTCTTTCTGCGGGCTGGGTTGGTTCCTTGGACTCCCGAAGCGCAAATCAAAGCCGACGGAGAACGCTTAGAACGCATTCTGCGCGATCTTTTAGCCCGAGCCGAAGAGCGAGTTTATCTGTGTCACAGCGATCTGGCAGCGAACGGAACCGAACAAACCGGATTGCTGTTGCCCTTAGTCTACGCCGCCCAAACCACTGCTGCGATCGCGATCGCCCAGCAAAGCTAA
- a CDS encoding proton extrusion protein PcxA produces MKVPPLFKKAQRWFFSTPDRALDRAYRSALAIKALEDEYFEGGMVSPESSSYSEAVIAYCRAEVRKNLGIINSSLAEFKTTRSVLSLADLDKGIADKVYDLEFRERSGIVIEKINFIDSVVRKYKVSRQSKDKIAVSLVEIPKKPPQSQRQIVPSEPRMPAIIDPMDKRPNNKEKVETISDKAGVLPRSLLKTFSRIQREIDPQSQESEEEILKKFRQSRDRTAISIRFLLILVIVPLLVHQLSKTFLISPLVEQSLFTESTETIFLNEDMQKEAIEELKAFEESLHFRSLLGIGPSLSAEEMETEVKHKAEELAEDYRGRGSTAIANIFADVCSLIAFTAVVFASRKEIAILKSFIDELIYGLSDSAKSFLIILFTDMFVGFHSPHGWEVILEGVARHFGLPESRDFNFLFIATFPVILDTVLKYWIFRYLNRISPSAVATYKTMNE; encoded by the coding sequence ATGAAAGTTCCTCCTTTATTTAAGAAAGCTCAACGTTGGTTTTTTAGCACGCCCGACCGTGCTTTAGACCGCGCTTATCGGTCGGCTCTAGCGATTAAAGCCTTAGAAGACGAATACTTTGAAGGCGGTATGGTTTCGCCCGAATCCAGTAGCTATAGCGAAGCAGTCATTGCGTATTGTCGGGCTGAAGTGCGCAAAAATTTAGGCATTATTAATAGTAGCCTCGCAGAATTTAAAACTACGCGATCTGTACTGAGTTTAGCCGATCTCGATAAAGGGATTGCCGATAAAGTTTACGATTTAGAATTTCGCGAACGTTCTGGAATTGTTATTGAAAAAATCAATTTTATTGATTCGGTCGTTCGTAAATATAAAGTCTCCCGACAGTCCAAAGACAAAATTGCCGTTTCTCTGGTTGAAATTCCCAAGAAGCCCCCTCAATCTCAGCGGCAAATTGTCCCCTCAGAGCCGCGAATGCCTGCCATCATCGATCCAATGGATAAGCGCCCAAATAATAAAGAAAAGGTCGAAACGATTTCTGATAAGGCAGGAGTTTTGCCGCGATCGCTCCTGAAAACTTTTAGCCGAATTCAGCGAGAAATTGACCCTCAATCCCAAGAATCTGAAGAAGAAATCCTCAAAAAGTTTCGACAATCTCGCGATCGCACGGCGATTTCTATTCGCTTCTTGCTGATTCTCGTTATTGTACCGCTTCTGGTTCATCAACTCTCAAAAACTTTTTTGATTTCGCCTTTGGTCGAGCAAAGTTTATTTACGGAGTCAACTGAAACAATCTTCTTAAATGAAGATATGCAAAAAGAAGCGATCGAGGAATTAAAAGCCTTTGAAGAATCCCTTCATTTCCGTTCGCTGCTCGGTATCGGGCCAAGCCTCTCGGCAGAAGAAATGGAAACCGAAGTCAAGCATAAAGCCGAAGAGTTAGCTGAAGATTATCGAGGGCGAGGCTCGACAGCAATTGCCAATATTTTTGCCGATGTCTGCTCGTTAATCGCTTTCACCGCCGTCGTCTTCGCCAGTCGAAAAGAGATTGCGATTCTGAAGTCCTTTATCGACGAACTAATTTATGGATTGAGCGACTCCGCCAAGTCATTTTTGATCATTTTGTTCACCGATATGTTCGTCGGATTCCACTCGCCTCACGGTTGGGAAGTCATATTAGAAGGCGTTGCGCGTCACTTTGGCTTGCCAGAAAGTCGCGACTTTAATTTCTTGTTTATTGCAACTTTTCCGGTCATCTTAGATACGGTTTTAAAGTATTGGATATTCCGCTATCTCAATCGGATTTCGCCGTCCGCCGTTGCCACGTATAAGACTATGAATGAATAG
- a CDS encoding AAA family ATPase, with protein sequence MDTPLELETCLNRWIIPLLPKQLPGQVIRKLQNNILFISPLIDNLPLKDGTQATEFFAPNSVAEQGDYVTFEWEKPGERGIDRSKQQPGNPHAVKVRVISEQEAKVLATEVQEKIATHLREELKKELNQLQQQQVSLEQEIEKKVKEKTQEVEEKEIALNQRELEFKRQQELDRQQLHEDRSRLSLIHQERQDFLEGLERSIQASVDDSEKTRREAKELFDAVEPYRLAVPLEVQEQPIQPSEVLPFPQSLALQWQTILSKSGLFLPKNIEMSYLLALLSSCYSGSLLLLNGPVGVGKTSIIKTSAHLLGGSSKIIPVRPAWLDSSDLLGFFDPLSEIFRPSPFLTALKDAKIQPDRLCLVCLDELNLARIENYGADLLSALEYSRLHLNISSLNSDEHRQGLLLYSTSIETQLFQEAKFLHETIERTNKQDMRLQQIQSLLNDYPSTFKLSPNSVLIGTLNSDETTYDLSPKVIDRAYTIAYPPANLANSLIATNLGEAQSVILSIASLQREIASVEKFDPKSPEWKLILRWNQKFISALGIPLGHRISRDYQVFSAVANLIGLSSQDCLGHFIFTKLLPRIYFFKNDEKTGLLQQWLQEIETTYQPYDPGNILYQLNEQLQDRRRANVRYWTKV encoded by the coding sequence ATGGATACTCCGTTAGAGTTAGAAACTTGTCTCAATCGATGGATAATTCCCCTTCTCCCCAAACAACTGCCAGGACAAGTTATTCGTAAGCTTCAAAATAACATCTTATTTATTTCACCACTGATTGATAACCTACCTTTAAAAGATGGTACGCAAGCCACAGAATTTTTTGCCCCAAATAGTGTTGCAGAGCAAGGCGATTATGTAACTTTTGAATGGGAAAAACCGGGCGAGCGCGGTATCGATCGCAGCAAACAACAACCCGGAAATCCGCACGCCGTTAAAGTTCGAGTCATCTCAGAACAAGAAGCTAAAGTTTTAGCGACGGAAGTACAAGAAAAAATCGCCACTCACTTACGTGAAGAGTTAAAAAAAGAACTAAACCAGCTTCAGCAACAACAAGTGAGCTTAGAACAGGAAATCGAGAAAAAAGTGAAAGAGAAGACCCAAGAGGTTGAGGAGAAAGAAATTGCTTTAAATCAACGAGAATTAGAGTTTAAAAGGCAGCAGGAACTCGACCGACAACAGCTACATGAAGACAGAAGCAGGCTTTCCCTTATCCATCAAGAAAGACAAGATTTTTTAGAAGGTTTGGAACGCTCCATTCAAGCTTCAGTAGATGATTCAGAAAAGACTAGGAGAGAGGCAAAAGAACTTTTTGATGCAGTAGAACCCTATCGTTTAGCCGTTCCTTTAGAAGTTCAAGAACAACCGATTCAGCCCTCGGAAGTTTTGCCTTTTCCTCAAAGCTTAGCATTGCAGTGGCAGACAATATTGAGCAAGTCGGGACTTTTTCTCCCTAAAAATATTGAGATGAGTTATTTACTAGCTCTGTTGAGTTCTTGTTATTCAGGCAGCCTTCTTCTTCTCAATGGCCCTGTCGGAGTTGGTAAGACAAGTATTATTAAAACTTCAGCCCATCTCTTAGGCGGAAGCTCGAAAATTATCCCCGTTCGCCCCGCTTGGCTCGATTCTTCTGACTTACTAGGTTTTTTCGATCCGTTAAGCGAAATATTTCGTCCCTCTCCTTTTCTAACGGCTCTTAAAGATGCGAAAATTCAACCCGATCGCTTGTGTTTAGTTTGCCTAGACGAACTGAATCTCGCTCGGATTGAGAACTACGGTGCTGACTTACTATCAGCACTAGAATATTCGCGCTTGCACCTTAATATATCCTCTCTCAACAGCGACGAACACCGACAAGGATTATTACTCTACTCTACCAGTATTGAAACTCAACTTTTTCAAGAAGCAAAGTTTTTACATGAGACAATCGAGCGCACGAACAAACAGGATATGAGACTCCAACAAATTCAGTCACTCTTAAACGATTACCCCTCAACCTTCAAACTTTCTCCCAACTCGGTGTTAATCGGAACCTTAAACTCCGATGAAACCACATACGATCTGAGTCCAAAAGTCATAGATCGCGCCTACACTATCGCTTACCCTCCTGCGAATTTAGCCAATTCACTCATAGCTACAAATCTGGGTGAAGCGCAATCGGTAATCCTCTCCATTGCATCCTTACAACGCGAAATTGCTTCAGTCGAAAAATTCGATCCAAAATCTCCCGAATGGAAACTTATCTTGAGATGGAACCAGAAATTTATCTCTGCATTAGGCATCCCTTTAGGACACCGTATTAGCCGAGACTATCAAGTTTTCTCTGCTGTCGCTAATCTTATAGGATTATCATCCCAAGATTGTCTAGGTCATTTTATTTTTACAAAACTGCTGCCGAGAATCTACTTCTTTAAAAATGATGAAAAGACAGGTTTATTGCAACAATGGCTTCAGGAGATCGAGACAACCTATCAACCTTACGATCCGGGTAATATCCTTTATCAGTTAAACGAACAACTGCAAGATAGACGACGAGCTAACGTGCGTTACTGGACAAAAGTATGA